Proteins from one Podospora pseudocomata strain CBS 415.72m chromosome 4, whole genome shotgun sequence genomic window:
- a CDS encoding hypothetical protein (COG:A; EggNog:ENOG503P1GI), with product MHYIKLLRPPVVEFVRSERCLRLVLAVTTDLGDSFFSPKDPVELLVVGAYTTTKDGKEQLVPVILTERNTPKWKAGMRVLKLDLPLPPHPIKTIQIRPADRQLTALGTTDIYPPTGQGLILAAFSDVSLDRNTAVPPVCFRSLRLPTADNQALQVEEDMGDSIARHIWDSGIATVSLLADMFLSTSPKGNPMPALKQLLQQDRDRPLNILEVGCGIGTLGIGVARLLALKKAPRQTTTRILMTDLPEAEERARANIARQAEALSQAPAPSLDFESLDWIDGQNGVFGAQVQDNTWDLIVVSDCTYNTDTLSPLVKTLSALHGHSGEQSVRPKVFLSTKSRHSSEREFWDLMAADGWSIEEEATLPLPHIDGGGNPVELYLFEKK from the coding sequence ATGCATTACATAAAACTACTGCGACCACCAGTGGTCGAGTTCGTCAGATCAGAACGATGCCTCCGATTAGTACTCGCCGTCACTACCGACCTCGGGGACTCGTTCTTCTCACCCAAAGACCCAGTTGAGCTCCTTGTGGTCGGCGCTTACACGACGAcaaaagatggaaaagagCAACTGGTACCAGTTATCCTCACAGAACGAAATACGCCAAAATGGAAGGCTGGGATGAGAGTTCTCAAACTGGatcttccactgcctccacACCCCATCAAAACGATCCAGATCCGGCCGGCAGACCGCCAACTTACAGCTCTTGGAACGACAGACATCTACCCACCAACGGGCCAGGGACTCATTCTAGCGGCATTCTCTGATGTCTCGCTGGACAGGAACACAGCAGTACCTCCTGTGTGCTTTCGGAGTTTGAGGCTGCCAACAGCCGATAACCAGGCGCTCcaagtggaggaggatatgggGGATAGCATAGCCCGGCACATCTGGGACTCTGGGATTGCCACTGTGTCTCTCCTGGCCGACATGTTTCTAAGCACCAGCCCGAAGGGAAACCCAATGCCCGCCTTGAAGCAGCTCCTTCAACAAGATCGGGACAGGCCACTGAACATCCTCGAAGTTGGCTGCGGCATCGGGACACTAGGCATAGGGGTGGCCCGGCTGCTTGCTTTGAAGAAGGCTCCCAGACAGACGACAACTCGTATCCTCATGACTGATCTCCCCGAGGCTGAAGAACGAGCCAGAGCGAATATCGCCCGGCAAGCGGAAGCTCTCAGCCAAGCACCAGCACCCTCGCTAGACTTTGAGAGCCTCGACTGGATAGACGGGCAGAATGGCGTGTTTGGAGCGCAGGTCCAGGATAATACCTGGGATCTGATTGTCGTGAGTGACTGCACCTACAACACGGATACTTTGTCACCGTTGGTGAAGACGCTTTCGGCTCTTCATGGCCATTCCGGCGAGCAGTCGGTCAGGCCAAAGGTCTTTTTGTCGACAAAGTCAAGACACTCGTCCGAGAGAGAGTTCTGGGATCTGATGGCTGCTGATGGGTGGAgtattgaggaggaggctacACTGCCGCTTCCTCATAtcgatgggggtgggaatCCTGTTGAGTTGTATCTCTTTGAGAAGAAATGA
- a CDS encoding hypothetical protein (EggNog:ENOG50KOG2431; COG:G), protein MDLREEFYDAVEEVCKIDFAGGKGGVDMGRYLGGLVAGYDLSGEWGLLERAGELGGLLMEKGKGREGMRTGAWLEFTRLGQLIGDKKYCDTVRGEVDVLEEGQERTKLRGLWPVKGAEGDEVFGLGKGAEGVYGNLLKTAALLGRGREGRLERMWKEAMGVAEDWLLFRPMLAEEDRDEMGDRRDVLLVGEARMNGDEVETAPKVQHLGCYAGGMFGLGGKLFGNEEYVKIGEQLTRGCAWAYGAFPTGLMPEVLEAVPCEGDWRDGPCKFDEDKWRKEGSRKLRKPFKSVKDPKYLLRPEAIESLFVMFRITGNKEYQELAWEMFQSVVGATETELAFSAISDVTVHGLLKKLDSMESFWLAETLKYYYLIFSPPDLISLDEWVLSPGAHPFRRDSSGFITRGFDEPPRPKMKKKKKPGVP, encoded by the exons ATggatttgagggaggagttttatgatgctgtggaggaggtttgcaAGATTGATTTCgcgggggggaaggggggggtggatATGGGGAGGTAtctgggggggttggttgctggGTATGATTTGTCGGGGgagtgggggttgttggagagggcgggggagttgggggggttgttgatggaaaaggggaaggggcgAGAGGGAATGAGGACGGGGGCTTGGTTGGAGTTTACACGGTTGGGACAGCTGATCGGTGATAAAAAGTATTGTGATActgtgaggggggaggtggatgttttggaggagggtcAGGAGAGGACgaagttgagggggttgtggccTGTGAAAGGGGCtgaaggtgatgaggttTTTGGCCTGGGGAAAGGGGCGGAGGGCGTTTATGGCAATCTACTCAAGACGGCGGCTTTGCTcggaagggggagagaggggaggttggagaggatgtgGAAAGAAGCCAtgggggtggcggaggatTGGTTGCTCTTCCGGCCGATGCTcgcggaggaggatagggatgagatgggggatAGGAGGGATGTActgttggttggtgaggCGAGGATGAACGGGGATGAAGTAGAAACGGCGCCAAAGGTTCAGCATTTGGGTTGCTATGCGGGGGGGATGTTTGGGCTGGGAGGGAAGCTGTTTGGGAACGAGGAATATGTCAAGATTGGGGAGCAGCTCACCCGGGGTTGTGCGTGGGCTTACGGGGCGTTTCCCACGGGTTTGATGCCAGAGGTGCTCGAGGCGGTTCCTTGCGAGGGCGACTGGAGGGACGGGCCGTGCAAGTTTGATGAGGACAAGTGGCGGAAAGAGGGCAGCAGGAAGCTGAGGAAGCCGTTCAAGTCGGTGAAGGACCCAAAGTACCTACTCAGACCGGAGGCTATCGAGAGCTTGTTCGTCATGTTCAGAATCACGGGAAACAAGGAGTACCAGGAGCTGGCATGGGAGATGTTTCAGAGCGTGGTCGGAGCTACCGAGACGGAGCTGGCGTTTTCTGCCATCAGCGATGTCACTGTTCATGGCCTACTGAAGAAGCTGGATTCGATGGAG AGCTTCTGGCTAGCCGAAACACTCAAGTACTACTACCTCatcttctcaccaccagacCTCATCAGCCTGGACGAATGGGTCCTCAGCCCAGGAGCACATCCCTTCCGCCGAGACAGCAGTGGGTTCATCACCCGAGGCTTCGACGAACCCCCACGCCCaaaaatgaaaaagaaaaagaaaccagGAGTACCATGA
- a CDS encoding hypothetical protein (EggNog:ENOG503NYRW; COG:G), translating into MGEKRAITPEASSSSDEKAVAHHTEGHGENHAAATDEYVFSTLHCTMDRASTVLTQRDRYGNALIHIDPEAERRLRWKLDLMIVPTVALLYLFCFIDRANIGNARIAGLEKDLNLTGYDYNGLLSVFYISYIVFEIPSNIGCKYFGPGWFIPTISLGFGGLSIAMAFVNNFAQAAAVRFLLGAFEAGMLPGIAYYLSRWYRRSELTFRLGLYIVMAPMAGAFGGLLASGILQLESFGSLTTWRMIFAIEGVITCVLALISYITLTDRPETARWLTQAEKDLAILRIKSERVGTTEVLDKMDVKKLMRGILNPVTLSTSFIFLLNNITVQGVSFFAPTIVRSIYPGKSTVMTQLLTVPPYVVGGFFTLLLPAISWKMDRRQIIIMSCAPLVIVGFIIFLATTNTEARYAAIFLLSSSIFALGPMTNSQVSANVVSDTARSSAIGMNVMCGNIGGLVSTWSFLPTDGPNYPIGNGLNLAAISTIFIVATAMLFWMKKDNKRREALSVEEELAGMSREEVQDLDWKHPAFRWKP; encoded by the coding sequence ATGGGTGAAAAGAGAGCTATTACCCCCGAGGCCAGCTCGTCTTCGGACGAGAAGGCCGTCGCCCACCACACCGAGGGTCACGGAGAGAACCACGCCGCTGCCACAGACGAGTATGTTTTTTCCACATTGCATTGCACCATGGATAGAGCCAGCACCGTGCTAACCCAGCGTGACAGATATGGCAACGCCCTCATTCACATCGATCCTGAGGCTGAGCGCAGGCTTCGGTGGAAGTTGGATCTCATGATCGTTCCCACTGTTGCCTTGCTCTACCTGTTCTGCTTCATTGACAGAGCAAACATCGGCAACGCCAGGATTGCTGGTCTCGAGAAGGATCTCAACCTTACCGGCTACGACTACAACGGTCTCCTCTCCGTCTTCTACATCTCCTACATTGTTTTCGAGATCCCATCCAACATCGGCTGCAAGTACTTTGGCCCTGGCTGGttcatccccaccatctccctcggcTTCGGTGGTCTTtccatcgccatggcttTCGTCAACAACTTCGCCCAGGCCGCCGCTGttcgcttcctcctcggtgctTTCGAGGCTGGTATGCTTCCCGGCATCGCCTACTATCTCTCGAGATGGTACCGCCGTTCCGAGCTCACCTTCCGTCTCGGTCTCTACATCGTCATGGCTCCCATGGCCGGTGCCTTCGGTGGTCTCCTCGCCTCCGGCATTCTCCAGCTCGAGAGCTTTGGCAGCCTGACCACTTGGCGCATGATTTTCGCCATTGAGGGCGTCATCACCTGCGTTCTTGCTCTCATTTCCTACATCACCCTCACTGACCGTCCCGAGACGGCTCGCTGGCTCACCCAGGCGGAGAAGGACCTTGCCATTCTTCGCATCAAGTCTGAGCGCGTCGGCACCACCGAGGTCCTCGACAAGATGGacgtcaagaagctcatGCGCGGCATCCTCAACCCTGTGACGCTCAGCACCTCGTTCATTTTCCtgctcaacaacatcacagTCCAGGGCGTCAGCTTCTTCGCCCCCACCATCGTCCGCTCCATCTACCCCGGCAAGTCCACCGTCATGACCCAGCTCCTGACTGTGCCCCCGTATGTCGTCGGTGGATTCTTCACTCTCCTTCTGCCCGCCATCAGCTGGAAGATGGACCGTCGccagatcatcatcatgtcttGCGCACCCCTCGTCATTGTcggcttcatcatcttccttgccaccaccaacaccgaggcCCGCTATGCCGCCATCTTTTTGCTCTCCTCGTCCATCTTTGCGCTTGGCCCCATGACCAACTCGCAGGTCAGCGCCAACGTTGTTTCGGACACGGCTCGCAGCAGCGCCATCGGCATGAACGTCATGTGCGGAAACattggtgggttggtgagcaCTTGGTCTTTTCTGCCTACTGATGGGCCGAACTATCCTATCGGTAACGGCCTGAACCTGGCGGCCATTTCGACCATCTTCATTGTTGCTACTGCGATGCTGTTCTGGATGAAGAAGGATAataagaggagggaggcgttgagcgtggaggaggagctggcggggatgagcagggaggaggtgcaggaTTTGGATTGGAAGCACCCTGCTTTCCGGTGGAAGCCTTAG